ACTCCTACTTAGATTTGTTTAGTTCGTTTAGAAAAaagaatagttttttttttcttatttgacaactctttaattctatttttctaGTTTTCCATATGACATGTTTAAAACCATAAATATAGAGTATTATGGTACATATtacatatctttagtttaagaccATGTGATTCAAAAGTTTTAGTTTCTTTCGGTGTTAAGTCAGAATAATGCAAACAAACTGAAACGAAACGAGTACATTTTTGGTAGATTTGACATGGTGCGACATTGTTTTTGGCGAGTCCAAGTAACATAACTTGTAAGAGTGCAACTATACATGGATTTGTTTGTTGGTGCATATCCATGTTACATTAGAATGAGTATAACATAGATGTTAAGAGGAAGAAGTTGTATGAACCATACAACATACAACTTTATTTGTTATGTGGAATGTGAAAATAGTTCTGTTCTGTTCTGATAATTTGGAGATCACTTGCTTTGCTTGTTTTCTACAGCTTCTTGGTGATTATTAGGATGTCTCCCAAGGGAAGAAGGCGTTGCCGAAGTTTACCTCCTGACATCCTTAGTAACCTTCCTGATAACATAATTGATGTTATTCTGATATGTTTGCCTTGTAAAGAAGCTGTGAGGACAAACATCTTATCGAAGAAATGGAGGTACCATTGGCGTAGACTTACAGAATTGACGATTGATCAATCTCATTGGAGTACAGAGGAGGATTTACTATATCCTACTTCTAAATTTTTGAAGATTGTCTACCAGCTTTTAACCCTTCATGAAGGACCGATTACTAAGTTTACCCTCAACATTACCAAGTTGAGAAGTTGTCCTGAGATTGACTTCTTCATATATCTCCTCTCGATGAATGGCATTCAACATCTTGTTCTTCACCTTCCATGGAATGAAGATGAAGGTGAAGCATACAAATTGTCTTCACTTTTCACATGTTTGCAGCTGAGGCATCTAGCTCTTGAAAATTGTTTTATACATCCTCCCTCGAACTTTCAAGGATTTGATAGGTTAATCACCTTAGAACTATGTGATGTCACAATCTCTTCTGAATTGCTCGGAAGTTTGATATCTCATTGCTCGTTGCTTGAGAAGTTGGTGCTGGTAATCTCACAAGTTCCAGTTTCAAATATGATAGAAATTAATGCCCCTAAGCTGAAATCCTTTGATTTCTCAGGCTGTATAAGTTACATCAGTCTAACGAACGTCCCTCTTTTGACAAAAGTATCTCTGGACTTATGTGAGGGTTCATCTTTAGAGGCGCACAATTTTCATTTTGTGAAGTTTTTCAAGTCTTGTTTTGCTCTCGAGCACCTCGACTTCCAGTTCTGTTTTGAAGAGGTAGATGTTGcttttttataacttttgagtGTTCATACATGGAACTTCTTTTGGGAACAATCATGCTAACTTTTGCTTTTGTTGTAGATTGATATTGCAAAACCAGATGAAGCACCAACAAGGCTTCCTTTTGATCATAACCGTGTCAAGCGGTTATGCTTGCCTGGTATTGTTCTGGAGCATACATATGAGACATTATGCTGTTTTTGCTTGTTAAGAAGCTTCCCATACTTGGAGTATCTTGAAATTGAGGTTCTTACTACTTTTACTCTTTCTTCCTTATATAGtggtttcatttttttcaaagtcTCAATAACCTGGAGTTTACTTCTTGTTATCTTTCTTAGGTTAGTAATGACGGTGATGGTTGTGGTGATGGTGATGTAGAATTGTTTAAACTAGATCGTTTTGCAGATGTGACATTTAATCACCTCAGGGAAGTTAAGCTAGGCGAGTTTTGGGGGGATACACATGAGTTGGAGTTTCTCAAGCTTTTGTTAGCCAAGTCCCCAGTGTTGGAGACAGTGACTATAGATTCATATTTACTCCCCAAAAGAAGATCAAAGATACTTGCTGAAGTATCAAACTTTTGGCATGTATCACCTAAAGTTGAAGTAATCTGTCGCGATCTTCAGAGAAGTAGTAGTATATTTGAAGATGAAACTAATAGATGGAAACGAATGTTGCTGTACTATTAGTAGTAATCTAACATTGTGTTTTGCTTTTGGCTAGTTTGTTGTGTCATTTAAGTTCCCAGTCTCTCTGTTCATGAATGATTTTGTTCAATGTGACATGCTTATGATTTGATATACTATGGTGGTctatttcaatttcaatattGTGTTGTGTGTCACAGTCGCACATAAAGTGTTGATTCTCCGAAAATATGTTGATACTCCATCTGTATTGATAGTTGAGGTGTGAAACTACgaaaaaaaagagatatttatgatttatcCCATCTTAATCAGAGATCCTGTATTTGAACCACGAATTCAAATTAGTAAAGTTGGTGAGCACTCAATGGttaaaaccaaaataaaagaacaaataacATATACTAAATGacataactatttttatttttttttataaaaagaatcTTCATAACACTGTAGATTTAAAGGAAAACTAATGCTAATGTCTTTTTAGTTCTTCAACAATGGAGCATGAGAAGTGCAGAGCTCTACCTCCATTTGTAGGGTCTGAAAGAAGCATTAGAAGACGCGTTACTCGCGTTTTGGAGGCTAACAAACCTACGTAAACTAGGTGTACGACCCCAAACCTGAGTCAATACACGAAAAAGTAAAGAATCAACACACCTCAGATACCattgaaaataaacaacatCAGTGCAGATTATATCCAAGCCTCAGAACTCTTTATCAAGCGAAAAACATCCATACCCCCGGctctttttcatttcctttctAGCTGACATTCAACTTCAGCTTTACCTGATGCTCGCGGAAATGTTGTTAACTCTGCAAGTATCTTGACACCTTTTTCTTCGTCTACTAATTGTAGGTCGGGCTCAACTAGCATTTTCACCAGCATCGGAGATTTGGCCAACAGAAGCTTGATAAGCGCCATATCCAGCTTAGTGCCTATTACTCCGACAACCTTAACTTTCTTAAGGTAATTCATTGTCACATCTGAGAAGCTCGCAGAAActtcattaactttattatCCGATTCTAAAGACACCTAAGAAAGATTGAGAAGGTTGAAGATCTAATGAGTATGAACATAAGTCACCATAACGTATGGGCAGTAGAtgcaaaagaaaaagagaaacataAACATCCTAAATAACCTGCACTTCAAGATGTTGTAAACATGGGGAACTTCGTATCAAGCAAAGAGCGCATGAAAGATCAGCTAATTCATCCAGTGATACGTAAAGACGTTTAAGATTGTTAAGAGCAGAGGAAAGCCTTCTTGGTAATGAAGCAGTCAAAAACtacaaagaaaatgaaaaaccaGGATGACTCAAAGCCCCAAAAGATGAAAATGTAAATATACCAATTTTAATGAAACTGCATAGGCATTAAAATGAAGTTCGAAGCAACATTTACCTGGAAACTTCCGTATTCCAAGTGGAGATTCTCAAGAGCAAGAAGTGGCTGAAAAAAATTGTCAAGATCACATTTTTCTGATTCCTCAAAAGATTCTCCATAGAAAAGAGAGAGTTTTGCAAGATGCGGAGAATTTTTTAAGGAGACATATTTTATACAGCCTAAGAAGTCAAAGGATCTCA
The DNA window shown above is from Solanum lycopersicum chromosome 11, SLM_r2.1 and carries:
- the LOC101268342 gene encoding F-box/FBD/LRR-repeat protein At1g13570-like codes for the protein MSPKGRRRCRSLPPDILSNLPDNIIDVILICLPCKEAVRTNILSKKWRYHWRRLTELTIDQSHWSTEEDLLYPTSKFLKIVYQLLTLHEGPITKFTLNITKLRSCPEIDFFIYLLSMNGIQHLVLHLPWNEDEGEAYKLSSLFTCLQLRHLALENCFIHPPSNFQGFDRLITLELCDVTISSELLGSLISHCSLLEKLVLVISQVPVSNMIEINAPKLKSFDFSGCISYISLTNVPLLTKVSLDLCEGSSLEAHNFHFVKFFKSCFALEHLDFQFCFEEIDIAKPDEAPTRLPFDHNRVKRLCLPGIVLEHTYETLCCFCLLRSFPYLEYLEIEVSNDGDGCGDGDVELFKLDRFADVTFNHLREVKLGEFWGDTHELEFLKLLLAKSPVLETVTIDSYLLPKRRSKILAEVSNFWHVSPKVEVICRDLQRSSSIFEDETNRWKRMLLYY
- the LOC101264689 gene encoding F-box/FBD/LRR-repeat protein At1g13570-like, with protein sequence MPPEISDLPENVINAILMPLPLRDAVRTSILSKKWRYKWCKLPQLTLDDELWKTTDSLLSPSIKFTTIMYNILTLHEVPITHFTLSMSKLKKYPKICSLLHFLSRKGIQHLVLQFSEWNRLKLPSSFFTCLQLSHLTLQNCQICPPPAFEGFNMLISVELCHVSVSSRSLESLISSSPLLEKLVLKFFDSMNHFEITAPKLRSFDFLGCIKYVSLKNSPHLAKLSLFYGESFEESEKCDLDNFFQPLLALENLHLEYGSFQFLTASLPRRLSSALNNLKRLYVSLDELADLSCALCLIRSSPCLQHLEVQVSLESDNKVNEVSASFSDVTMNYLKKVKVVGVIGTKLDMALIKLLLAKSPMLVKMLVEPDLQLVDEEKGVKILAELTTFPRASGKAEVECQLERK